A single Eubalaena glacialis isolate mEubGla1 chromosome 18, mEubGla1.1.hap2.+ XY, whole genome shotgun sequence DNA region contains:
- the NOP53 gene encoding LOW QUALITY PROTEIN: ribosome biogenesis protein NOP53 (The sequence of the model RefSeq protein was modified relative to this genomic sequence to represent the inferred CDS: inserted 2 bases in 1 codon) — MAAAGSRSRXGAGFRRAHAPNRISGSQRQSSSFNKMAVGKGGGGGGQCSKSEANSGFLGLRPTSVDPALRRRRRGPRNKKRGWRRLAQEPLGLEVDQFLEDVRLQERTSGGLISEAPDDKLFFVDTGSKNEELNKKRTKGQKKSLLLKKPLRIDLILENTSKVPAPKDVLAHQVPNARKLKRKQQLWERLAKQGEQPREARRAQARLLNPPVARAKPGPQDTVERPFYDLWVKDNPLDRPLERQDPFFLEQTKKKGVKRPQHLHTKPSQAPAVEVTPAGASYNPSFEDHQTLLRAAHEVELRRQKAAAQLERRLAPPASEPAATQESAFQEMCQGLLEESDGEGEPGEGQDEGPEAGGDRATRAEASPTAARPASAEKKTEQRRRREKAARMLRVQQAAVRAARLRHQEVFRLRGIKAQVARRLAELARQRERRQAQRLAEADRPRRLGRLKYQDPDIDVQLSSELSDSLRTLKPEGNILRDRFKSFQRRNMIEPRERAKFKRKYKVKLVEKRAFREIQ; from the exons ATGGCGGCCGCCGGAAGTAGGTCACG GGGGGCGGGATTTCGGCGCGCGCATGCCCCAAACCGGATTTCCGGGAGCCAGAGACAAAGTTCTTCCTTTAACAAGATGGCggtgggaaagggaggtggtGGCGGCGGGCAGTGCTCGAAAAGCGAGGCCAATTCCGGCTTCCTGGGGCTGCGGCCCACTTCGGTGGACCCGGCGctgaggcggcggcggcgaggcCCAAGAAATAAGAAGCGGGGCTGGCGGCGGCTCGCTCAGGAGCCGCTGGGATTGGAGGTCGATCAGTTCCTGGAGGACGTGCGGCTGCAGGAGCGCACGAGCGG TGGCTTGATATCAGAGGCCCCCGATGACAAACTCTTCTTCGTGGACACTGGCTCCAAGAATGAAG AGCTGAACAAGAAGAGGACCAAAGGTCAGAAGAAGTCGCTGCTTCTCAAGAAACCCCTTCGGATCGACCTCATCCTAGAGAACACATCCAAGGTCCCTGCACCCAAAGA CGTCCTTGCCCACCAGGTGCCCAACGCCAGGAAGCTCAAGCGGAAGCAGCAGCTATGGGAGAGGCTGGCAAAGCAGGGCGAACAGCCCCGGGAGGCGCGCAGGGCTCAGGCCCGGCTCCTCAACCCTCCTGTGGCCAGAGCCAAGCCCGGGCCCCAGGACACGGTTGAGCGGCCCTTCTACGACCTTTGGGTCAAAGACA ACCCTCTGGACCGGCCCTTGGAGCGCCAGGACCCTTTTTTCCTGGAGCAGACCAAGAAGAAAGGTGTGAAG CGGCCGCAGCATCTCCACACCAAGCCCTCCCAGGCGCCTGCCGTGGAGGTGACGCCCGCGGGAGCTTCCTACAACCCATCCTTTGAGGACCACCAG aCGCTGCTCCGGGCGGCCCACGAGGTGGAGCTGCGGCGGCAGAAGGCAGCAGCGCAGCTGGAGAGGCGGCTGGCCCCTCCGGCCTCGGAGCCGGCGGCCACGCAG gagtcTGCCTTCCAGGAGATGTGCCAGGGGCTGCTGGAGGAGTCGGACGGGGAAGGGGAGCCGGGCGAGGGCCAGGACGAGGGGCCCGAGGCTGGAGGGGACCGGGCCACGCGAGCAGAGGCCTCGCCCACAGCAGCCCGCCCGGCCTCCGCGGAGAAGAAGACggagcagcggcggcggcgggagaaGGCTGCCCGGATGCTG AGGGTGCAGCAGGCTGCGGTGCGGGCCGCCCGGCTTCGGCACCAGGAGGTCTTCAGGCTGCGCGGGATCAAGGCGCAGGTGGCGCGGCGGCTGGCAGAGCTGGCTCGACAGCGGGAGCGGCGGCAGGCACAGCGGCTGGCAGAGGCGGACAGACCCCGCCGGCTGGGGCGGCTCAA GTATCAGGACCCCGACATTGACGTGCAGCTCAGCTCGGAGCTGTCTGACTCACTCAGGACCCTGAAG